The Candidatus Delongbacteria bacterium genome has a window encoding:
- a CDS encoding helix-turn-helix transcriptional regulator, producing MAPKSTTPLPAQRRALQALGGRLRQARLRRRLTAQQVAERAGMSRTTLRALERGETSVSLGACLNVLHVLGLDGDLARVALDEELGRRLQDAELRQRARQVSSSGGVRPGEDRP from the coding sequence ATGGCACCCAAATCCACCACTCCCCTGCCGGCCCAGCGCCGTGCGCTTCAAGCCCTTGGCGGGCGCCTGCGCCAAGCCCGGCTGCGCCGTCGTCTCACCGCCCAGCAGGTGGCGGAGCGCGCCGGCATGTCGCGCACCACCCTGCGGGCCCTGGAGCGGGGCGAAACCAGCGTCAGCCTGGGCGCGTGCTTGAACGTCCTGCACGTGTTGGGGCTGGACGGCGATTTGGCCCGCGTGGCCCTGGACGAGGAACTGGGACGCCGCCTGCAGGACGCGGAGCTGCGTCAGCGGGCGCGGCAGGTTTCCTCGTCTGGCGGAGTCCGCCCGGGTGAGGATAGACCATGA
- a CDS encoding PAS domain-containing protein, protein MINSVDVGSLRAVLDAMPAMLMVVDDDVRILDCNQAAAAVLDGGPETFRLKRSGDAMHCLHSLETPAGCGHSVHCQRCVVRTSVQEARHGTHVARRRARMELKTTDGIREIFALVTATPITYDGQPRVLLVIDNISDLTDIQSFLPICSVCKKIRPEKDRWLPLESYFKNYWDVDFSHSYCPSCQTAEQARLLQEFAEVGGGSTQ, encoded by the coding sequence ATGATCAACTCAGTGGATGTGGGCAGCCTGCGCGCCGTGCTGGATGCCATGCCCGCCATGCTGATGGTGGTGGACGACGACGTGCGAATCCTGGACTGCAACCAGGCCGCGGCCGCCGTGCTGGACGGCGGACCCGAGACATTCCGCCTGAAGCGCAGCGGCGACGCCATGCACTGCCTGCACTCGCTGGAGACGCCCGCGGGCTGCGGTCACTCGGTCCACTGCCAGCGCTGCGTGGTGCGCACTTCGGTGCAGGAGGCCCGGCACGGCACCCACGTGGCCCGGCGCCGCGCCCGGATGGAGCTGAAGACGACGGATGGGATCCGCGAGATCTTCGCCCTGGTGACGGCCACGCCCATCACCTACGACGGCCAGCCCCGCGTGCTGCTGGTGATCGACAACATCAGCGACCTGACGGACATCCAGTCCTTCCTGCCCATTTGCAGCGTCTGCAAGAAAATCCGCCCCGAGAAGGACCGCTGGCTGCCGCTGGAGAGCTACTTCAAGAATTACTGGGACGTGGACTTCTCCCACAGCTACTGTCCCAGCTGCCAGACCGCCGAACAGGCCCGCCTGCTGCAGGAGTTCGCGGAGGTGGGTGGCGGATCAACCCAGTAG